GGACTTAGGAGCGTAATATGTCGCCACATCTCCGGTGAGGAGCAAGAACTGGTGGCAGAAGTAAAGAAAATACACCTTTACGTACTGTATGTTCTTAGCTTCTACCATTTCAGGCGACCATCCTCCGCAACTTCTCCGGATCCATCATCGTGATGGACATGTTTTAACCCCGGCCTACTCCTTGCTCAACCTGCGACGGGCACTGACCAACACCTTCGCCGGGTTCTTGGTTTTGTGTACAATGATATGATGTTACAAAGAGTTGGTCTCAAAACTTTGGGTATGTCTTTTTTGTCACTTTGTAGTATATGTTACagagtaaaatatatttttaactgCAGATGAATTTTGTTCTCTAGATGGAGGATTACAGGGTCAATTTGCTATTGAATCTGATATAAAGCTCCAAGGTTTTAAGAGGCCGGGGGCTAGAAAACTTAGCAAGAAATTCAATTCACAGAATGTGTCTTTTGTGCTAGATGAGAAGTCTTGCACTGGCAAGTATAAGTCTCAGCCTTCCACTTTAGAGAATAAGATATACCAATCAGATGACTATAAATTTGAAGTAAGTTGGTtgtgatattttttttcctgtatGGTCTTTACTGTGATAtcttcttttaaatatttttggtgTACTGTCTCAAATCAGAGACATTACTGACAAATTCGTTGCGTTATATCCAAGAGTTGGATATGGAACAACTTCAGGCTTAGCTGGCTGCTGTCTGGTGAGTTTTAATTCATTGATTTTGCCTTTTGACTCAAGCAAAGGTTCTCGGCGGTGAAGTCAAGCCTACGGATCCACCGGAATATGATTTTCCCTCCTCGCCAACTGCAGAACGAATCTGCTCTGATGTGGTCACTGCCTAAGGTTTGCGACTAGATCGATGCTTTTTCTCCGATGACCAGCTACGACGGATGACTCTCTTCATTCTTTGGCTCGCCATGCGTCATGGTGGCTGGCGACTGGTAATGGGATAGCTCGTCATGCGTCATGTAAATTAAATGCTCTCTCAAACTAGTGTTGTGTCTTGAGTACTGTCCTATGTTGGTAAGTTTGTGTGgtagttattttgttttaagAGAAAGTCTACAACATTATCCGCATAGTTGATCCGTTCAATAGTTTATAGTtgttttttgagaaagtaattttatatgtgatttaactaataatcaatttaccaaacatgtttATACCATAGCTAATCCTATCAACTAATCCAACTAATAGatatttactaaatatttcaaaaatagccACAAAAGGAGtagcgcaaattatatggtggaccatgatcatagctgatactgcagttgtattgaaaggatactgcagttgtgctgaaaagatactgcagtagtgttgaaaggaaactgcagatGCACAGAACCGAGACCgttcatccattcaacacaacagcagtatcctttcaacacaactgcagtatcagatgaatgacacgacctctgtttcgcgcaactgcagttcccttttaacacaactgcagtatcatttcaacacaactgcagtatcagttcaacgcAACTGCAGTATTAACCATGactcatggtccacagtataaggaCTGAAGGAGTAGTGGTAAAGTATTTCTAATGTGAATTTTACATTGAAGTAGTATTTATATGGACATATTGTCTTCACTCTCAAATAGTGAccgttattttcaaaaaaaaaaaaaaaagtgaccgttattaaaaaaaaagagtttattaccgaaatggtccctcgactattgagaaattatcaatttggccctcgacaatttttcgtgtccaatttagtccctcgactttgaaatttttaaccaattcggtcctccatttattttaccgttaaacatccgttaaatcgggaccaaattggtaattttgctatagtcaagggaccaaattggtaatttttcaatagtcaagtgaccatttcagtgaaaaattagttaccaatttggtcccttgactattaaaaaattaccactttagtcccttgactatagcaaaattatcaatttgatcccgatttaacggatgtttaacggtaaaataaacggaggaccaaattgattaaaaatttcaaagtcgagagACTAAATTGGAcatgaaaaattgtcgaggaccaagttggtaatttcgtaatagtcgatggaccatttcggtaataaattcaaacatattattaagatgtctgaataaaaaaaaagtcattagaATTTGCTTCTTATAGGATGTCAATTGGATACTTTGGGGCAGTAGAAACACTTTAGCTATGTTTCGCAAACTTTAACTAAAACGGTAGCAGAAAGTTGAGAAGTAGctaaaagctgaaaagctataagctagaAACTGAAATCTGAAAAGATGTAAAGTTAGCTATTATGAACCTAATATGGCTCATAGGAGTTTCGTTGAAGCGGTGGCAGAGTGGGTGTATTATAGAACAATGTATCATGTTGCTTACTAAAATTAACCTAAGAATAAAGAtttggtttgactaatgaatagtcaataggacaaataaaatgaacaaagtgaataataatgtatttatgtacacatttaatttctcatataatatttattaatatttatatgtattacttaaaaattagaaCACATTAATTGATCATTAGGCATGACGTTGATGAGCATTGAAGTTACCGAAAACAATGACTTGTAGAATGAGTCTGTTGATATACAAAACGTTAAAGAGAAGTTGAACAACAAAACTTTTAAAGTAGAACTCCTATGCAAAAGGCAAAATTTTAGGGGAATTGAGCAAATaaagtattcaattaaatcTTTACAAGAGGAAAAAAAGTTACACACGCTAAAAGATTGAAGCGAAAACTGATCTATGATGACACTTCAAATCAGCCTTCAAATACTTTTGCAGACGATGAGATTACcaatgaaaaatcaaaattggtCAATCTTGGATAATTCTGTCACCTCACATCTATCCATTTTAAACTTTAGCTATAATGCTCAAATATGTATGATATTTTGCCACTTTTGACCGCATCAAATGTTCTATCCTTAATTTGATgatttttaattcttatttaaaGTCTTATTTGTGGTTTAATGGCACCGGATTGCACCTCCATGTAGAAGGTGTAGGTTTGAGACTCAGTAGAGGCGATGCTGttcactctttgtgcttcagtaggttgaaaaagtagttatgaacatatgctacattgtaacagagtaagtagtactcaaaaaacaattaagtaaaattaaataaatattctcaaaaaattaTCAACACATTAATTGGTCATTGGGCATGTCgtttcgcgcaaagcgcgtgcCCGATGACTAGTTAATATAATAGTTTTGAAATATTCATAAACTagaattaaatatacataaactaGAATTCGTTCCAGTTTAAACTTGAATGGATTCTAGTTTGAATTCCATTCCATTTAAACTACTAGAATCCATTCAAGTTTAAACTGGAACGAATTCCAGTAAACTTCAaattggaatttgaattccaattGGAATTTTGAAATTCCAGTTtcaatcattaattattattagggttattattatatatatatatatttatttatttatttatttatatatatgtttaaaaaaaccgaaccgaactactTCAGTTTGgtttggttcggttcggttcagTTTTACCGAACCGAAGTGACACCCTGTACTTTAATTGcaaattttcaattatgttatgtgttttgaattaaaaacacaatttatattctaaaagttcacaattttaatattaaaaatacacaaattatattCTAGAGGCTAACAATTCCAATACAAAAACACACAACCCTAGAAAAATAAACTAGATATTGTATtttcacaaataaataaaaaagaattctccaaaaaaaaaacactcttaCGTAGCAGAGTTATAGTAGGTCTGATCTATCTCCGCTATCGTCCCCTTCCACGACGAATTGAACGGAGACCCACACATTTAAGAACCACCTTGAGTTTCTGGCTGCATAGCAATAACAATTATATTCTTGGTGGGAGAAACCTAAACCTACCCCTCAATCCCGCCAACCCTGCAACCATGATCTCAGAAGAGCTATTCAAGGAGCGTTTGAGCGATTTCTTTTCTTGCTGGAGAACCACCCATAAACAGCTTTGGGAATTCTCCGATATCATAGTGGTGAGAACCCCCGCGAAGGCCTACTGGAATTCAAGATCATCACCATTATCCCGCGACTTTTTTTTATGGCTGCTGGGCGAAGATGTTGCGTCAACAACGGCGGTGTTCACCCCATCGTGGATTTCGTTTCTGTGCACGCCGGAGAGCTTCTCTGTGCTGCATAGTTTGAGCGGCTACACGATGAATATTCGGGTGTCGGTGGAACTTAAGCCCAGTGATGAAGGAGTTTCCAAGTTGGATGGGGTTTCCAAGTTGGATAGGATTATTAGTCGGAGTAGGGAGGATCTTGGGTTCTTGCACGGTAGATTAGCTGTTGGATGTATTGGCGGGAAGATTCTTGTGAATGATTTTGAGTATTATTTCGAGTACAATATTCTGAGTGTGGATTGCGGGGCGCGGATGCTGATTGGTCAGGATAGTGATTCAAGATTTCATAaatatgatgatgaagaaaaaGGAGGGTCAGAGAGTAAGGTCTTGGCAGAGGACAATGCTGAGGAGTCTGATTCCATTGAAAATGTGGTTGATATGTGGAATAAGGATTCCATTGAAAATGTGGTTGATATGTGGAATAAGTATCAGTGGAGAGCCCGAGCCCTAACTGTATGAAGCACATTTAAGTTCAATTCAATTAAGGAGCAAAGTGCTGATCAAGTTGGTTTCATATAACAAAGCTGGTTAGcttagctttaatttatttataatgccttcgtttattgttattattatcttcGATTACTGCTAGCTAGCTTAGTGATAATTGGACAGAGAAACTATTTGCCATACTGGTTGGCTTGCCATCCATATTCAGTGTTATTATTTACATTtgaacaataatgattgttgagTGTGTTTAATTGCATCAATCTTCCAATTCATCGTTGTTgtaaaacatgtatatatacttaccTATATGCACGTGGTATATGCAAATGGGTACccataatttattatattgtttaatttaaaaaaaaatataataatatataaattactcATATACCAACTCCCAACACCCCCACTGGGAAATCGAATCTATGACCTTTCACTTGGAAGGGCGAGCCACAGCTATGCCCCTTGACCATAAGGCATTTAGCCCCTCTAGAAATTTATAAGCACTTTTAACATAATATTGTCCATAAAGGTCACCTTCCCAATACCAGGAATTATCATATcctaaatagttgttagctgattgagttagtggtTTGACtagtttataatattaattgattgtaaaataatgttaattgtctgttagttgatagttgattacatgcaaaatgactttctcaaaaatttgattgaaaaaacTAATTTgattagcattttgaaattttgCATTTTTTGAGCAATAAGTTACTGGCTGGCCATCATTACAGACTtggtatatatagatatatcttagtaaaaaggaaaaaatacaggcacaaaagagaaaaaaatgataAGATATGAATGAATACAAAAGAACCAACATCATGAcatcttattttatttgtttggttccgtatataaaatttatatatttaaaactacattaaaagtgatattgaacacaaaaaatcaaacttaaaaataattaaaacatactaaagaaaataagcaaataagaaTGATTCGTTTAACTAATGAATAGCAAATAAGACATGTAAAATGTGACGTAAGGGGTGTATATTGTATAGTCATAATCATATTAGTTGCTTATTAACTTTTTAGTTTCAATTGACGTAAGGGGTGTATATTGTATAGTCATAATCATATTAGTTGCTTATTAACTTTTTAGTTTCAATTGATTAGTTACATGCAACTTAAACTAGTATACCTCATTATGCCATTTGCCGACTAAGACCATAAGGTAATATTTACTCAATGTATACTATTGGGTAGTTACTAGTGGTTTCTTCATTACTCAAAGAAAAAGTTAGTCAAAATATTCAGTTTGATAACCATAATGTTTCAAATTTAACTTCATCTGAAGATGAAAGTTATCTATCGATCTTCATATTTTGAACTAGTCAACTATGATTTATCTTTTTGTGGTAATTTGCCATTTACTTGGCACTTCACCCAAATCCCTCAATTTACAACTTCTTTTGGTTGTAATCACTACACTAGGATGAATcgcacattaaaaaaattatattacaatcaTATCTCACTCAATCGACTACTTATTTATGGGCTAGTGAATAACATTTTTAacataaagaaaacaaatttacAGCCACTTCTATAATATTCCATGGTCAGAGTATTAGGTATGATTCAAAAAAGTGCGATGTGTAAAAGTATCAATTTTAAACGGTCAAGACTCCATTACCTTTCACAAAGAGTTTGTTGTCATCATCTTAGACACTAAACCAATTTTCAAATCCCACCTAAGACCTAAAAATATCCAGTCAAATATACTGGTAATTCCATTATTGATCAGCTACCTTGTAAATCACAAGAAGACAAAACGGATAATATTAAACAATTGACCCAAAATTACAAAAGAAATGGGAAATAGCTTTCGGTTTTGAAAGTCCATGCCTCTACAGTTCAACGCTGCATACCAAACTTCTCATCTGGATCAGTGGAAGAAGAAGAGCTCTGAAGCTGTAGAAGAACTGAGCAGATTTTAGGATGGTTGGGTTCGGGTTAGGGTTTTCCGGTTTTTTGAAGCTTTCGATTTTTGTGGTGTTGTTCGGAATTGGGGCGGGTGAAGATGACGTCAAGTGTTTGCGAGGCGTGAAGTCGTCGTTTAGGGATCCGGACGGGAATTTAGGGCTGTGGAACTTCGACAACACGACGGCGGGGTTCATCTGCAAGTTCGTCGGCGTGGCGTGCTGGAACGACAACGAGAATCGCGTGATCGGATTGGAGCTCCGGGAGTTGAACCTCGGCGGCGAGGTTCCCGGCGCGTTGCAGGACTGTCACAGCTTGCAGAACCTGGATCTCTCCGGTAATGGACTCTCCGGTACCATACCTTCTGAAATTTGTCGTTGGTTGCCTTATTTAGTAACCCTAGACTTGTCGAGCAACGATTTGACCGGGCCAATTCCACCGGATCTCGGTAATTGCACGTATTTGAATAAGCTGATACTTAATGATAACAAATTGACTGGAAACATTCCGTCTCAGATTGCTAGTTTGGGTAGGCTGAAGACACTTTCTGTAGCGAATAATGATCTTTCCGGTAGGCTTCCGGCGTCTTTTGACGGCTTGGATCCATCCGGGTTTGATTTTGGGGGAACTGATCTTTGCGGCGGGCCGGCTGGGAAATGTGGAGGATTAAGCAAGAAAAACTTGGCTATAATAATTGCAGCTGGTGTTTTTGGGGCTGCTGCATCTATGCTGTTAGGGTTTGGAGCATGGTATTGGTATTTCACAAAGTCTGCCAACAATAGGAGGAAGAAAGGGTATGGAGTTGGGAAGGCGGAATCGGATAGTTGGGTTGGGATATTCAGAGATCATAGGCTTACTCAAGTTGTGTTATTCCAGAAACCGCTCGTGAAGGTTAAGGTGGTGGATTTGTTGGCTGCAACCAACAATTTTAGCACGGAGAACATCATAAACTCGATCAGGACTGGGACGGCCTACAAGGCTATCCTGCGTGATGGTTCTGTGCTGGCAATTAAGCGGCTGAGTAATTGCAAGATGGGGGAGAAGCAGTTTAGGATGGAAATGCATAGGTTAGGGCAGCTCAGGCATCCGAATCTGGTGCCACTTCTGGGGTTCTGTACTGTGGAGGAGGAGAAGCTTTTGGTGTATAAGCACCTATCCAATGGGACTTTGTTTTCGTTGTTGCATGGAAATCTCGATGTGCTGGATTGGCCTACTAGGTTTAGGATTGGCCTAGGTGCGGGCAGGGGGCTTGCCTGGCTTCACCACGGTTGTCAACCGCCAATCCTGCACCAGAATTTCAGTTCTCACGTTATTCTTCTGGACGAGGATTTTGATGCCAGGATAATGGATTTCGGGTTGGTGAGGCTTATGGCACCTCCTGATGCACACGAGACTAGTTTTCTGAAGGGGGATTTAGGTGAATTCGGGTATGTAGCTCCCGAGTACTCGAGCACAATGATTCCCTCAACGAAGGGAGATGCTTACAGCTTCGGAGTTGTCCTTCTAGAGTTGGCTACCGGGCAAAAACCACTCGAAGTCACCACTGCTGAAGAAGGTTTTAAAGGCAACCTGGTGGACTGGGTAAATCAGCACTCTGGATCAGGTCGTATTAAGGATGTCATTGATAAGAGCATATGTGGGAGGGGCCACGATGAGCAGATTGTGCAGTTCCTAAGAATCGCGTGCAATTGTGTTGTCTCTCGCTCCAAGGAAAGGTGGTCGATGTATCAGGCATACGAAGCGTTGAACAAAATGGCTGCACAGCAAGGTATCTCTGAACAATACGACGAATTCCCTCTAATTTTCAACGAACAAGATACTACCAGTCCTATGTAACCAGAAATATATGCACAAGGCATGAAAAATCATTGTGCCTTGCCAAATGTTCCTCTAATCTGGTACGCTTTCTCGTATGCCTCTAGTGTAAGTGTTGTAATGTAATGTCCTTTTTACTATCGGGTTTTGAAAATACGTGTGTTACTATGGCTGTATACCATGATTTAGTTCATAAACCTTCCTTTTGTCAAGTACTTGTTGGATCAAAAGCAACTGATGGTTATTGTTCTATATTGACATTTGTAATTTACACCTCCAATCTTGAATTTTCAGCATTGGAAAAAAACTCCTAACCAGAAGCTGTTGATATATTCATGATTTAAtggcatgtatgtatatacctTGTATGTATACTGACTAGTGAGTTAAAGGAGGGGTAATGGATCTGTTATTTTCGAGTACCCGACTTTCTTGAACCCTAATATAaggtaaattataccatggatcagggtctaccttgcattgtagactttGGTACAAAAATAACCTTAAGATTCAGTATCTGTAGTTGAAAGTTtctgtacttgtagctatcatgTTATGTGTTGGCAATTGTCAAGTTAATTGTTTACATACAGAAACTGTTCACTGaatgtacaaaatttttgtattagagttcacaatgcattatgaaccttggtctatggtataacaattgctaaTATAGGGGGTTTGAACAGTGGATAACCGGGATCATGATGAACTCGGGTAGAATAAAAAATATCTGTCATGAGTTCAGGTAGAGAATACATATGCATTTGTATCCACACAGTCACACACATCAAAATCTACATGAGTCTAGGAACCCAAAATTTGAGGGATTGTGTGGGTGTAGGCATGAACCGACAGACAATGAAGGATAATTCCTTCCATGCGTTTAAACTTTGAATCTCACTACTTTTGACCCGGTCTCACTTTCTCTCTAAGACAGTCTAATCAGACCTAAAAAGGATCCAAGACCCACACTTTATCCAATTGGAATGATTTTTTTGGTCACCTATGTCAATAGTATTAAATGAAATTAtgcatattattttttgttatactgtataccaattgttataccatggaccatgattCATTTGCATGGTAAAtgctgatacaaaaattatgtacctttagttaacacattttgtatctacagttaacaatttttgtacatgtaaacaaataacttgataattgctgacacataatatgatagttatgtatacaaaaattgttacaggtacaaaatttaaaagttatttttggattggtccatggtataatttgcaaCCTTGATGTCAATAAGGCTATCCAATCAAAGCTCACGTTCAATATTTCAATGTTGGTTTCCTTAGCGTATGTTCTCATGTCTTGTGACATCCtaaaattttcattcatttaGGAAGGTTTACAATGTTGGCTGACACAAGTCTTTTGCACCAAGTACAATcatgtatattttaaaaattatatcaagTAATATCATCTTTTTTCTCTACAATAACTCCAAAATTATGCAATATAAAAAGCACCGGTGCCAATCGAGTTGATAACaaaggatttaaaaaaaaatggtgagcACAAATCAAggcaaagaagaaaaaatgttgGGGAAAGAACAGCTTTAAGACTAAACCCGTGCTACTGCTTTATCTGGGAAACACAAGCCATTTGGTGCAAAAAGAGGCAATCAAATCGTTAAAAGCAAAGGCAATGCTCCTTTAATTCACACACGGTTAGATTTCTTGGGAAGCACTCCACTTTTTTTCACTGTaattctctcattttcttttcttttctttttcttctgcaatgcaaataaaattaaatccaaTCCATAAATCTTAAAAAGTGCAGACAAACACATACCTATGA
This portion of the Ipomoea triloba cultivar NCNSP0323 chromosome 5, ASM357664v1 genome encodes:
- the LOC116019718 gene encoding uncharacterized protein LOC116019718 isoform X3, which translates into the protein MMLQRVGLKTLDGGLQGQFAIESDIKLQGFKRPGARKLSKKFNSQNVSFVLDEKSCTGKYKSQPSTLENKIYQSDDYKFESWIWNNFRLSWLLSGEF
- the LOC116019717 gene encoding probable inactive receptor kinase At1g27190 — encoded protein: MVGFGLGFSGFLKLSIFVVLFGIGAGEDDVKCLRGVKSSFRDPDGNLGLWNFDNTTAGFICKFVGVACWNDNENRVIGLELRELNLGGEVPGALQDCHSLQNLDLSGNGLSGTIPSEICRWLPYLVTLDLSSNDLTGPIPPDLGNCTYLNKLILNDNKLTGNIPSQIASLGRLKTLSVANNDLSGRLPASFDGLDPSGFDFGGTDLCGGPAGKCGGLSKKNLAIIIAAGVFGAAASMLLGFGAWYWYFTKSANNRRKKGYGVGKAESDSWVGIFRDHRLTQVVLFQKPLVKVKVVDLLAATNNFSTENIINSIRTGTAYKAILRDGSVLAIKRLSNCKMGEKQFRMEMHRLGQLRHPNLVPLLGFCTVEEEKLLVYKHLSNGTLFSLLHGNLDVLDWPTRFRIGLGAGRGLAWLHHGCQPPILHQNFSSHVILLDEDFDARIMDFGLVRLMAPPDAHETSFLKGDLGEFGYVAPEYSSTMIPSTKGDAYSFGVVLLELATGQKPLEVTTAEEGFKGNLVDWVNQHSGSGRIKDVIDKSICGRGHDEQIVQFLRIACNCVVSRSKERWSMYQAYEALNKMAAQQGISEQYDEFPLIFNEQDTTSPM
- the LOC116019718 gene encoding uncharacterized protein LOC116019718 isoform X2, which produces MMLQRVGLKTLDGGLQGQFAIESDIKLQGFKRPGARKLSKKFNSQNVSFVLDEKSCTGKYKSQPSTLENKIYQSDDYKFEVLGGEVKPTDPPEYDFPSSPTAERICSDVVTA
- the LOC116019718 gene encoding uncharacterized protein LOC116019718 isoform X1, translating into MMLQRVGLKTLDGGLQGQFAIESDIKLQGFKRPGARKLSKKFNSQNVSFVLDEKSCTGKYKSQPSTLENKIYQSDDYKFEQRFSAVKSSLRIHRNMIFPPRQLQNESALMWSLPKVCD